The nucleotide sequence AAGGCTCAACTATTTCGTCATGCAATGAACGACCGATAAGTTCGTAATCCTGAGTGTACAAGCCTGCGATTAGACCACCTACATTTCCCCATTGCGTGATAGCACTTTTTAAAGAAATGTTTTGTTTTAACACTGAACGTGCATCCGAAGTTTTCAATTCGATTTGCGGGTGAATTACCGTAGCGTACAACAACGACGGACTTTCGATTTTGATAATGTCTAATGGATTCGAACTCCTAACCAACGTAAATCCACCCAAAAGGGCAGGAGCAACGTTATCCGCATGGGCATTTCCAGAAGCTAGTTTTTCCCCTTGCATAGCAAATTTAACCAACTCTTTGCGAGTAAATGGATTGCCTAATAATTCATTGGCGCCAAAAACAGCACCCGCTGAACTCGCAGCACTACTACCAATGCCGCTTCCCGCTTTGATGTATTTGTATATTTCGACTTCAAAACCAAATTCGGATTTTGTTTCTTCTAGCATCGCTAACAAAGCCACACCAGCAACGTTTCTTTCGGTTTCAAGAGGTAAATCAGCACCTTCAATTTTGACGATACGAACGCCTTTTTCGGCTGTTTTTCGAATAATCATTTCGTCCCCAACATTGTCTAAACACAATCCCAAAACGTCAAATCCACAAGAGAGATTCGCAATGGTAGCAGGGCAAAATACTTTTATTTCATTCATTTTTATAAGGTTCTGAGGTTCTAAGTTTCTGAGATTCTAAGTTTAAAGTAGGGTGTTTTATGATAAAACACTTCCCTTAGCGACTTAGTCCCTTAGTTGCTTAGCAACTTATTTTTTAAACGTTTCCTATTCTAATTACATCAGCAAAAATTCCTGAAGCAGTCACCGCAGCACCTGCACCCGCACCTTTAATTAATAAAGGTTGGTCCACATAACGGTCAGTGTAAAATAAGACGATATTATCTTTTCCTTCTAGGTTATAGAAAGGATGGTCTTTCGGGATGAATTGCAAACCTACACTTGCTTTACCGTTTTCAAACTGAGCAACATATTTTAATCGAGAGTCTTTGCTTAACGCTTCTTGGTAAATACCATCAAAATGAGCCGCATGTTCAATTAACGAAGCAAAGAATTCTTCGTTAGATTTAGTTTGCAAGCAAGCCGCTGGCAAGAAAGATTCGTTAGCGATTTCCTCAATATCCATGGTGTATCCGCTTTCTCGAATTAAGATTAGGATTTTTCTAGCTACGTCAATTCCGCTTAAATCGATAGTTGGATCTGGTTCTGTGAAACCTTGAACACCAGCTTCTTTTACCACATCATGGAATGAGTTTTTATCATCAAAATTATTGAAGATAAAGTTCAAACTTCCTGATAAAACCGCTTGGATTTTGTTTACTTTATCACCTGATGCAATTAAATTTTTAACGGTGTCGATAATAGGTAATCCTGCACCAACATTCGTTTCAAATAAGAAAGGCGCATTGTATTGGCGAGAAAGATTTTTTAATTTTTTGTAATTACTGAACTCAGAAGCACAAGCAATTTTGTTACAAGTTACCACTCCAACACTTTCTTTTAAGAATTGTTCGTATAATTCAGAAACACCTTGATTGGCAGTAATGTCTACAAAAATACTGTTACGTAAGTTGAGTTCTTTTACTTTGGCAACAAATTCTTGTTGGTTTGCAGGTTGTCCAGCTGCTAATGCAGCTTGCCATGCTTTCAAGTCGATTCCGTCTTCGTCAAAATGCATTTTTCTAGAATTAGAAACAGCAATCACACGAAGGTTTATTTTTAAATTCTCTTTTAAGAATTTCTTTTGTTGGCTAATTTGCTCCATGAATTTTTCTCCCACATTACCAACTCCCATTACAAATAGGTTTAATTGTTTGGTATTGTCTTCAAAGAAACGTTCGTGAAGGGTGTTCAATGCTTTTTTAACATCTCTTTCGTTAATTACTACAGATATGTTTCTTTCGGAAGCTCCTTGAGCAATCGCACGAATATTTACGTTGTTTTTCCCTAAAGTACTGAACATTTTCCCACTTAAACCTTGATGGTTTTTCATGTTTTCACCTACAAGTGCGATGATGCATAAATTTTTCTCAACAATGGTTGGGTCAATTTTATTTTGTGAAATTTCTACTTCAAAAGCTTTATTGATGGCAATTTCGGCATTATCAGCGTCTTCATTTTGAATTCCAATACAGATAGAATGTTCAGAAGAAGCTTGAGTGATGAAAATAACATTGATATAAGCGTTTGAAAGTACTTCAAATAGTCTTTTTGACGAACCCGAAACTCCAATCATTCCTGGTCCTTCAAGAGTAATCAAAGTAATCTTTTCAATATGACTAATCCCTTTTACAGGACTGACAGTAGCGGATGGATTATTAGAAATATAAGTACCTTCGGCTTCAGGAGCAAAAGTATTTTTAATGTAAATAGGAATGTTTTTTTGTAAAACCGGTTGGATTGTAGGTGGGTACAATACTTTGGCACCAAAGTGAGATAACTCCATTGCTTCTTGGTATGAAATTGTCGCAATAGGTTGTGCTTGTTTTACAATCTTAGGATTAGCAGTAAACATTCCGTTGACATCGGTCCAGATTTCTAAGTCAGAAGCATTCAAGGCTGCCGCAACGATAGCTGCAGTATAGTCAGAACCACCACGACCAAGAGTAGTGCTTATTCCATCAGTTGATGATGAAATAAAACCAGGCATTACAACCACTTGGTTTGTGTTAAAGCTAAAAAATTCAGTAATCAATAAATTAGTTACTTCAAAATTGACAGTTGCTTTACCAAAGTTGTTATTAGTTCGTATTAATTCACGACTGTCTTTGTAACTACTGTTTTTTAAATTTTGCTTCAATGCCTCGGCAATGATATAGGACGAAAGTAATTCTCCAAAACCTAAGATTGTATCCAAAGTTCTAGCTGAAAGTTCTCCTAATAAATAACAACCATCTAATAAAGTTTCAAGATGATTGATGATACGTTTTATATGACTTAATAAACTACTTTGTTCGCTAACTGGAATTAGCTCTTTCAAAGTGTCTAAATGTATTTTTTCAATATCAGCAATGATTTCTTTAAAAGTTTCATCGTTGGCAGCAGCTTTTGCGGCAGCCAAATGTAAGGTGTCGGTTATTTTGCTAAGAGCTGAAACCACAACAACTATTTTGTCTTGTTTGGCTTTGTTAGCGACTATGTCTAAAACTAATTTTATGTTTTTTGCATTGGCTACAGAGGTTCCGCCAAATTTTAATACTTTCATTCCGTTTGTTTTATTTAAAAAAAAATGTACTATTTTTTATACATCCAAGACTTTCCTTGATTAAGGAAAATGCAAATATACTATTATATGTGAAAAATTTACCCCAAAGGGGTAGTGGTTGTTGTTAAAGTAACAGAAAATACAACTTCGTTAGAAGTTGTTAAAGAAGTAAGGTATGTTTTTCTGTTTTTATTCATAAAGAGATCCCAAAAGTACGGTTTTTTTATAAAAAAGCAAAAAGCTTTATTTTGTTTTTTTAAGTAAAATTAAATTGAAGATTTTTATAACAAAGTTGATTTGTTGTGAATGATGACTCTTGTTTAAAAAAATAAATTAAATTTGCGACACAATTTATAAATCGATAAAAATGTCATTAAATAGTATCTTCCAATATTTAGTACCAAAAGACAAAAAGTTTTTTCCACTTTTTGAAGAAGCTTCAAGTAACCTGATAGAATTGGCGTCTGATTTACACGAGGCTGTAAATTTGCCTTTAAAAGAAAGAGAAGCTCTTTTTCAAAAAATTGATGTTCTGGAACAAAAAGGTGAGGACATTACTCGTCAGACTAATTTAGAATTGAGTAGAAACTTTATTACTCCATTTGATAGAGAAGATATTTACTCGTTGATTACTTCAATAGATAACGTAGCTGATAGATTGCATGGAGCATCAAGTATTATGCGTTTGTATCAAGTAGATAAAATCACCAAATCAATTAGAAAATTGACTGAAATCAATTTAGATGCTTGTCAGCAAATAGATACTGCAGTTAAACAACTAAGGGATTTTAAAAACATTAGAAAGATTACCGAAGCTTGTGCTAGAATTAGCAAGTTGGAAAACAAATCTGACAATGTTTACAATAAGGCAGTTTTTGAAATTTTTGAAAACGAAACAGATGCTAAAAATATCATCAAATACAAAG is from Flavobacterium sp. NG2 and encodes:
- a CDS encoding DUF47 domain-containing protein, producing MSLNSIFQYLVPKDKKFFPLFEEASSNLIELASDLHEAVNLPLKEREALFQKIDVLEQKGEDITRQTNLELSRNFITPFDREDIYSLITSIDNVADRLHGASSIMRLYQVDKITKSIRKLTEINLDACQQIDTAVKQLRDFKNIRKITEACARISKLENKSDNVYNKAVFEIFENETDAKNIIKYKEVLSILETATDKCKSVASVLESIAVKHS
- a CDS encoding homoserine kinase — translated: MNEIKVFCPATIANLSCGFDVLGLCLDNVGDEMIIRKTAEKGVRIVKIEGADLPLETERNVAGVALLAMLEETKSEFGFEVEIYKYIKAGSGIGSSAASSAGAVFGANELLGNPFTRKELVKFAMQGEKLASGNAHADNVAPALLGGFTLVRSSNPLDIIKIESPSLLYATVIHPQIELKTSDARSVLKQNISLKSAITQWGNVGGLIAGLYTQDYELIGRSLHDEIVEPLRSVLIPGFDLIKQAAYEQGALGSGISGSGPSIFALSKGKETAEKVAKAMCAVYDEIKLPYEIHVCKVNDEGMRVI
- the thrA gene encoding bifunctional aspartate kinase/homoserine dehydrogenase I; protein product: MKVLKFGGTSVANAKNIKLVLDIVANKAKQDKIVVVVSALSKITDTLHLAAAKAAANDETFKEIIADIEKIHLDTLKELIPVSEQSSLLSHIKRIINHLETLLDGCYLLGELSARTLDTILGFGELLSSYIIAEALKQNLKNSSYKDSRELIRTNNNFGKATVNFEVTNLLITEFFSFNTNQVVVMPGFISSSTDGISTTLGRGGSDYTAAIVAAALNASDLEIWTDVNGMFTANPKIVKQAQPIATISYQEAMELSHFGAKVLYPPTIQPVLQKNIPIYIKNTFAPEAEGTYISNNPSATVSPVKGISHIEKITLITLEGPGMIGVSGSSKRLFEVLSNAYINVIFITQASSEHSICIGIQNEDADNAEIAINKAFEVEISQNKIDPTIVEKNLCIIALVGENMKNHQGLSGKMFSTLGKNNVNIRAIAQGASERNISVVINERDVKKALNTLHERFFEDNTKQLNLFVMGVGNVGEKFMEQISQQKKFLKENLKINLRVIAVSNSRKMHFDEDGIDLKAWQAALAAGQPANQQEFVAKVKELNLRNSIFVDITANQGVSELYEQFLKESVGVVTCNKIACASEFSNYKKLKNLSRQYNAPFLFETNVGAGLPIIDTVKNLIASGDKVNKIQAVLSGSLNFIFNNFDDKNSFHDVVKEAGVQGFTEPDPTIDLSGIDVARKILILIRESGYTMDIEEIANESFLPAACLQTKSNEEFFASLIEHAAHFDGIYQEALSKDSRLKYVAQFENGKASVGLQFIPKDHPFYNLEGKDNIVLFYTDRYVDQPLLIKGAGAGAAVTASGIFADVIRIGNV